In Lactiplantibacillus pentosus, the sequence TAACCATTAATGACAAAAAAATGAGGTGCCAAGATGAGTAAAACATCGGAAAGCAAACAAATGGCCGTTCTCCGTTTTATTTATGAACGCGTCAATGAAAAAGGATATCCGCCAACCGTACGTGAAATTGGCGAAGCCGTTGACTTATCTTCGACTTCCACCGTTCACGGACATATTTCACGGCTTGAAAAGAAAGGGTTAATTCAAAAGGACCCGACTAAGCCGCGAGCAATCGAAGTCACGCCTGCTGGTTTTGAAGCGCTCGGGGTCGAAACAACGCCCCACCAGATTCCAGTGCTTGGAACCGTTACAGCCGGCCAGCCAATTCTCGCAGTCCAAGAAGCAACCGACTATTTTCCAATTCCAAAAGAACTCGAATCATTCGGCGGCGACTTGTTCATGCTGACGATTCGCGGTGAAAGTATGATCAACATTGGCATCATGAACGGTGACCAAGTCATCGTTCGCCGTCAAAGTTCGGCTGACAATGGCGACATCATCATTGCGATGACCGACGAGAACGAAGCCACTTGCAAGCGATTCTTCAAAGAAGCGGACCATTACCGCCTACAACCAGAAAATGATACGATGGCGCCAATTATTTTAAATAACGTCTCCGTATTAGGTAAAGTTGTGGGACTCTACCGCGATATGCTCTATCAATAAACACTAATTTAAGGTGGCCTTGTGCCATCTTTTTTATTTTTCAGTCAGACAATCACCACTTCGGAGACGTTTAATTGTAGGTCGTGCCAATTAATCTGTCGGTGCGGCCGATTCCGCTTTCCGGCCCCGCTACAAACCAGTTCAAGTCATGGGTCATGTGATGATTTTGGCATTGCACTGGCTGCCAAAGATAAAATATTTGAATTCCACCGGAACTGGCCGATAGTTCAATGGTATAATGATTATACTATTTCAAACATTGGGAGTTGGTTACATGTTGTTCCTAGCCATTATGGGCTTGATTGTTTTTCTATTAGCATTATTTTCCGTGATTTACGCACGGCAAACCGGTGGTGGTTGGAAGTTTCTGACAGTCGTAACGGTTCTGAGCGCGGTGGTCACCATCTATGCGGTGATCAAATTGCCATACTGGCCTTATAACCAGTCACACGCCGCAGCCACCAGCCAAACTGCTTCGAGTTCGACAAGCAGTTCCAGCACGAGTAAGTCTAAAACGACGAGTTTAAGTTCCTCACAAGTTGTCTTTAATGAAGGTAGCGCCAAGCGTGAGGCTGCGACGACTAAGTTGAACGAAGAAAATATTCTCAAACAGTTGCAGGAAAATTACAAGTCAATTGGTACCGTCGCCTTCACGAAAGCCACTAAGACATATACGATTACTCCAACTGGTAAAAAATACGTCAAATCGTTAAAAACGATCAAATCGTATCCTGATGAAAACCAGAAGGCCATCACGACAATCACTTCCAATTTCAAGTCCCTATCCAAGTCGCTTAAAAAGAATTTAGCTGCTGGCTATACGATTCAACTTTTGCAACCTGATACGACAGATAAGACCTTGTTGAGTGTCAAAGATGGTGTCATTACCGCCAATAATTTCAAATAACAAAAAGCACTTGTCCTAGCCATCTTGCTAGTAACAAGTGTTTTTTGTTAGACCTCACGATCCAAATATTGGCGTTGCTCATCCTGCTGACCAGTCAAGACGAATCGATGGGGATCATCGGCCACATCAATGGTCTGGTCATCCGCGCGCCAAGCCAACTGTCCGTTGAACAGCTTTTCGTACTCGGACACGCTCACCCGTTGCCGGCGTGCTAACCGTTGTGGTAATCCAACATCCAAGCCGGCTTCGTAATCTGGTTGCAACTCACCCATAAAGAATTCGCCTTCAGCTCCGGAACCATAACTGAATAAGCCTAAGCGGTCACCGGCCTTTAATTTGTCGTCGGTCACCAATTGTGACAACAAACTCAAATACAGTGAGCCGGTGTATAAGTTACCCACCTGTCGATTTAGTTGCCGAGCGTGCTCGAAATGGGCGAGCCAACTCGCTTGTTGGGCATCATCTACTAATGGCAAGGCGCTTCGAAGTGCTTTAAGTCCCATCTTTGTATATGGCAAATGAAAGACGAGCGCCGTTAAATCTTCTGGCTGCATCCCCGTTTTCTGCAAGTACCCCTTGAAGACATCTTGAAAATAATCAATATAGATGTTTGATGAGTATTTGCCGTCCACCAAGGCAGTTGTATGATACAATGGTCGCCAAAAATCCATGACATCTTCACTCAGCACACATGATTCGGTCCCCAGTGCCAAAATTTGGGGATCAGTACTGACTAACATGGCGACCGCACCGCCGCCCTGAGTGGGTTCGCCAGGTGTGTTGAGTCCGTAGCGTGCAATGTCGCTACCAATAACGAGTGCTTTCTTATCAGGATGAACGCGGACGTGTTCTTGCGCCAATTGCAATCCTGCCGTAGCCGCATAACAGGCTTCCTTCATTTCAATCGTGCGTACCCGGCGATTCAATCCTAAGAGTCGAGCCACATAGATGGCACTGGCCTTTGAGTTATCAATGCCTGACTCCGTTCCAACGATCAGCAAGTCGATTGCTTCAATGTCAGCGGCTGTTAACATCGGGGCTGCAGCGTTTGCGGCTAAGGTCACCGTATCCTGACTCGGTGGGATGACCGCCATCCGTGACTGACCAATTCCAATCAAATATTTGTCAGGTTCTTCCTGACGTGCCGTTGCCAATTCTGCCATATCAACGTATAGATGCGAGGTTGCAAAATGCAACTTGTCAATTCCAACTTTCACGTTCGTTCCTCCAATTTATTCAGACTGAAGCTAGCCTTAATGTGCCCGGCCTAGTGGTCCCAAATAATGAAAATCTGGGTCTTTGCCCACGCGGTAACAACTGAATGCCTGACTAATCTCATTATGAAAGGTTACCACAATTGCCGGTGTTGCCCAAGTGGAGGCCGCCCAGAAGACCGTATCATCAAATTCACGGTTATCATTTGGATAACGATGGTAACCCGTTACACTGTCCCAAATCGTGCCATGCGTATTGAGCCAATCTTCTGCGAGTCCGGCTTCCACTTGAGCCATCACATCCTGGTTATCGCGAATCAGCCGTGCGAGTTTGTCCCAATCTAGCTGCCACGCATGTACTTCTGGCAACTGATTGCGCGTGCCAAGCGGCGTATGTCCTAAGGCAATCGGTGTTAAATCCACAAAATCCATGCAACCACCCTTTCAGACCATGTTCATTAACTATCCGAAGATTTCCCAACTATTATATCATGTTGCCATACATTTATGATTACCCTAGCTTGACCTGAAACGGGTCCCATAAGTTATGCTTGGCATGAAAAGTTGAAGTAACCGTTAATCATTTAGTAAGGAGCGAGCAATCATGGGGTTATTCCGTCGTCAGTATCAAATTCGTCTGCACCAACCCGTTACCGGTTCTGCCAGCACCATCCAGTCATTGCCATCGGTAGCGCATCAAACGCCATTGATGCGCATTCAGCCAAATGACAGGATCATCAGTGCGCCCCTCGATGGCGAGATTATCGCTCTTTCACCGCGGCATTTGACGATTACTGCATTGAATGGTCAACAGTTTGTCCTCCAAATCGAGACGACTGATTATCATGCCATGGTTGATTGGCAAGTGCGTATCGGGGATTCCGTCTCACCACTGACCATTTTAGGCCTTTTAGAGGGCTCGCTGACGGCGACCTCACTGGTGGTTTCCCGCGTGCATGCTGTGAGTCAGCTGACCAAAGCGGTGGTCGCGAATAGTTAAGATTTTTATACATTTCTTTTGCATCATTAGGTGACCAATCGAGTCAGTTTCGCGACCACAGATGGTGGATCAAGGCTAGCATCCGCGATTCAAAATTCATATTCCAACAAAAGGACCCACGTCGCAATTAAGCGTTGTGAGGCCTTGTTTTCGCGTGTTAATGATTGCGCTAGTGATCGTTCAATTTGTTAATCAGATCAATCGTCCGGGTCAGCTAGTTCCATTATTATTCGTTATTACAATTTTTGTCGTTTGAGAACTGATTGCTTTATGACTGAATTCAGGCTATGATATTCATACTGGTTGAAACTATCTGGCTCGTTTACCATTAGCGTGCAAACGTGGCCCACATTTTCAACTGACGACACGGCGTCGCACCTTTTACCCCGTGTGGTCATTGACTAAACTAATAATAATGCAAAGGTCGGATTCAATAATTATGAAAACCATGAGTCTAGTTGTTCCCTGCTACAACGAGGAACCTACGATTGAAATTTTCTACAACACCGTCGAAAAGGTGCTGGCCGATAATCCGGAAGCTTTTAATGACATCACCACGGAATACGTTTTCGTCAACGACGGCTCTTCCGATGATACACTAACCGTTCTTCGGAATTTAAACGCCGCCCATCCTGATACGGTTCATTACGTGTCATTTTCACGAAACTTCGGCAAGGAAGCCGGCTTGTTAGCTGGGTTGCAGCACACGATTGGCGATTACGTCGCAGTCATGGATGTCGACTTACAAGATCCACCGTCGCTCCTACCAAAGATGTTAGCAATGATTGAAACCGGCGATTATGATTGTATCGGTACAATGCGGGAAAACCGCGTGGGCGAACCCTTCATCCGGTCTTTCTTGTCACGGTCCTTCTACTCGGTCGTCAACAAGATCTCAAAAGTCCAAATTATTCCGAACGCCCGTGACTACCGGCTCATGACCCGGCAAATGGTCGATGCCATTTTGGAGCTTCCGGAATACAACCGGTTCTCAAAGGGAATCTTCAACTGGGTCGGCTTTCGAACGACTTATTTAAAGTTCGAAAATCAGCCCCGTTCCGCCGGCGAAACCCACTGGTCAATGTTGCAACTCTTTAGCTATTCAGTAGATGCAATCGTTGACTTCTCCGACGTGCCACTAAAAATTGCAACTCTGACGGGTGGTCTCTTATCCGCTGCTTCAATTATTAGTATCTTTGTCGTTATTATTCGCAAACTCTTGTTTAATAACAGTGTCGGTGGTTGGGCTTCATTAGTCACGATTTTCCTTTTCATCGGTGGGATTCAGTTATTCTGCCTGGGAATTATCGGCAATTATATCGGTAAGATTTATATCGAGTCGAAGCACCGGCCACATTATATTGTGCAGGAAAAGAAGTAAAACTTGTTTTTGATATAGATTGAATTTAGGGGAAAGCTGCTGTTCGGATGATGGCGGCTTTTTTGGTGTGACGCAAAAAAGCCTAACAGTGCAGAAAACACCGTCAGGCCTATATTTCTTAAATGACACCTTACATCGACACAATCACAACATCTCGCCATTGGTCCCTGATTCGTTGGCCGTCAATCACATAATTCAACACTTCATCCGGATTATCGGTCTCGAACATATGCATAAAGTCACCATTATTCTTTGAAATCAATCGCTTACCCTGTAGCGGACCAATGTACCATTCAGTATCATGAATTTTAATCTGAATATCCATGCCAATCTCGATGGTCACTCGCAATTGCTGTAACGACTGAAGCTTGTCCGAATATGGATCAATATGATCTAGTATCATTAATATTCACAATTCTTTCTGTTGGAGGTAACTCGCTGTCGACAAGTCGAAAAAACACCTTAGCAAAGTCAATTTTGCAGTGACTTCATGCTCATTGTGAAATTTGGGACCGCTACCTCATTGTACTCTTTTAGACCGTCACATCGTCAATATCATCTTAATCGTTCACAAAGGTCAAGAAACGGTGGTTCCAGATTCGGTCCTGATAAAAATCAATAGTTTGTTGCGCACTCATCATCGGATTATCCGTTGTTGTCGTCAAGCCCCGGACCATTTCAAGCTGGTACCCCATGCCGTGAGCCATTTTAACCGTCGTATCAATGCAAAATTCAACTTGAGCACCACAAATTTCAAGCGATTGGCACCTAAGGGCTTGAAGTTGCTGTTGCAAATCCGTGTGATAAAAAGAGTTTGCGTGCGTTTTCTGAATCACAAAATCCGTGGTTTCAATTGGCAAATCAGAAATAACTTTCCAATTCGCTGAACCGGTAACCAAATCAGCATCGTTATGTTGAACAAACACAATCGGCTTATCTTGCGCCCGATAACTAGCGATGCGCTGTTGGATACCCGTGGTCACGGTTGCTAAATTGGCGAGCGGTTGGGATCCGTCACAGATACCCACTTGCATATCGATAATAATTAGAACATCTGCCATGTCGAGACCTTCTTAAATTAATTTAACTGATTTAGTTAGCATCAACGCCGCAAAATCAGTAAGCTTTGCTTATTGTAGCACATTACATTAGCGGTTCCCAGCGTCTAATCAAAATTATAACCCTCCACCGTTTTATTTGGTGGATGTCGTCAAGCTACATTTATCAATTGATTCGCTTTACTGTAATCATCATATGACAATATGCTTCCAAAAATATATGTTTTCATTCTCACGTTTGTAGAAATCCAATGATTCACCGCCATTTTCATTTAGAGCACAAACAATATCCAGACCCGGATTTATGGCTTAACCATAATTCATGTAACTAGTTAGCCATCGATGCAGTGGTCAAATATGTGGGCTAGCTCCCTGTGAGACGAATACCAGTGGAACTTGGCAGAATTACAAATGAATCAATTCTAACTGACTCTGACATGAGCATCTTGGGTGCTGATTATCAATTCCAGAAACCCAACTATCCTGACTTAAGGCACAAAAATAACACTAAGCCAGTTTGAAGCGACGAGTGCTATCATGATTCATTTTAGTATCCAAACAATGCTTTCATCTTTTTTTCGAATTCGCGATTTTCAGCCTGAATCTTTGGATCGTTCTCCAGTCTACGATCATTTTCTATTTCTTCTTTCGTGCGTGGTTCACCGGGTGAATCGTCACACATCATGTAAAGGTTTTCATGCTCTGACATGCCTAAACGCCTCCAATTAATAAATGACATCATTCGGTTTCAAATTGAGTGTTTACCTTGAAGAATCTTTCTTCTCAAGGGCATTGTATCAGAAATTATAACCCTTTACTACAGAATGGTATTTTGGCTGGACGCAACTCCGAAATCTAACTGCCAATCTCGCTTGCGATACCTTCACCTATATTTTTATGCCGGACTTGAAATCGAAGTGCCAATCTCGCTTGCGATACCTTCACCTATATTTTTATGCCGGACTTGAAATCGAAGTGCAAAATATGATTATTAATAAAGGCTAGTGTGGAGATTTTTAGTGGATGTATAACCGTGCACAAAACCGGTATAAACACTGATGTATCAAAGTCATGAAATCCTGTGCTCTTGTGCACAGAATGTGCACAGATTTTTTCCGAACATACCTTTTTAGCCCATTCTATAAAAATAGAACCCCTACAAACGCTGATTTGTCGGGGTTCTTATTTTTACTGACTGGTCTTTACTGCTTTAAAAAGGAGAGTACAGGATTTGAACCTGCGCGCCGGTATTAGCCGGTTCGCCGGATTTCGAGTCCGGTGCATTACCACTCTGCCAACTCTCCATGTGGTACTCATTTAGTATAGCATAATTTGTTGTTAGAACAAATATTTATTCAGAAATTCTGACAAATAATCATAATATCCGTATCGCTGTATGTGGGAACAACGTTCAATCTGAATCAATTTTATTATCATAATGGCCACACATTTGTACTAGATCAACCGTGATATTATTATCAAACTCGCCCATGCTATTCAGTTTGTGCGGTTTGGTATGTGCCCGGATCAAAGTGAAACGTAATTTCTTTTATATCTTCCAGCTGAATCGTATTCCACTCACTTGGATTGATACCAACATCTGCCAAAAAATACGAACTATCTAGTACTTCAAGCCATCCACCAAAGCGACATTATCAAATTTATGTATTTTCATACCTGATCACCTTCCCTAATAAATGCTGTAGTCATTCTCGCTTCAACATGTCCGTGAATCCAAGTCACTCGTAAATTAATCGGTCGATTGCACTTGTCATCAACAGTCATATCCTGCCGATATAAATCACCATGTCCATTGTAACCCCCAATTTAGCGCTGGATATGTGCTTACATTGTTCCTAAATAAGGTACAAAAATTCAATAAGCGAGGTAGTTTTTTTTAAGATGATACCAGCAACGTCTTAGAAACCTCTGTTAGTTTCAAAATCTCATACTGCATAACTTCAATTCTATTGTATAATCATTGTACAAACTACTTATGAGGTGATTAAAAATTAGATTCAATAATTACGGAGGCAATCAATTTAACAAAGTTACTAACACTACTAACATCACTTATTTCAGAAGCTCTAGCCCCGGTAGTGATTCCGAAAACCCGATATTATTAATAATGGTACTGCTTTTCATTGGCGTTGTACTTGCATATTGGTACAGGCTTGTAATGCATTATTTTCGTATAATTTTCAATGCTTATTATGTGATTCCAATTGTATTTCTAGTATCCATTGTACTGTATCTTTACCAAGCTAAAAAAATACACAGTTGGCTTAAACCTCTATTAGCATTTCCAATACAATACGTGTTAACATGGTTATTTCTTCAAACGCTCAATATTACAATTCCAACCAATGACTTAAATTTTTGGAGCAATTTAAGAATTGGCTCCATAATAACCAACGCTATTAATAACACAGCATCTTTCACATCTCAACTTCCTCTATTCATATTTCCGGCTGTTCATATTATACTCATCGTACTAGCCGTGTTTATATGGGTACAATTCATCTACCTAGTCACTAAAAAATTACAAAATGGCAATATTGGCACAATCATATTTATTATAGTTCAGTGCTTGTTTCTTATTTTTACTCCAATTGTCTTGACTCATTAGAATTTATACATTTGGTCACCATTATTTGGTGACCTCTTTTTTAGTTAAAAATATTTTACCGGCATCCATGGCGCATCTACTAAGACACCAATTATTTTTGTTGAGCTGTGTTAATATTTCAGACATTCTCCAAGTTTAATGACACATTTGTTACGCTTGCCCTCTAGTTTTTAACTGGCCGTACCTCATTATCAAAAAATACACGCTCATTGTTTCGTTTCATGATATTTACCTCGTGATGTTGTTGGCATTCGTTCAATTGCGAAGCTTTTAACAATCTTTAAAGCTAGCTTTTTCACCACTACAGGTCTCCGGGTACCAACCAATATTTGCGCCATGTACACTCCCCTATACTATACATAGCAGCCAGTCTTATAACGCCAATTGCACAATTACCAAATGCACTTCTTGATAAGTTCGTGTCCTGGTAATATTGTTAACATTTAATTCATTTTCTCCCTAATTAAGGTATAATTTGGTTATCCCATCATAAATCAAGGTGAAAAGTGTGAAACTAAATCATGAGCTAATACGTTCACTTTTGCTCTTCGTTGAAAATAATGCTTCACTTTCAGGTGTTTCATATAATCAGCTAAAAGACTTTGCTCAGAAGCAAAACGTGTCGTATAATCAGCTGGCCTACGTTATTAGAAGGCTCCAAGAAAAAAGTTAATTAATTCATACATTCAAACGGGCTCAGATGTTGTTGTTGATATGAGTATTAATTCATTAACGTTTGATGGTCATTCTTATTTGGACAATATTCGCGATCCGGAAGTTTGGAAAAAACTAAGTCTGTTACTTCTAAGCTAGCATCAGTTTCCATGGATATTGCAGTAAAAGTCGCCAGTAATGTAGTTACTAAAATGCTTGGTCTTGACTAATCGAGCTTAGAATTCACTCCATTAGTCAGCATATATACCCGATTTGTTTACCTCTTTTAAGACCATTTTAGGACTTTTGAGGGACCACTATTATATTCGCCCCCATATGTTTAATCCAAAATTAATTCCTTCTTCCTGCTTTATCACCGAAAGGCACCAAAATTGAACCCATATTTTAATGGTACACCTCGCAACATATCGGTATAATTTAACGAAGGTGACACGTTTCTGGAAAACACCTGGAATTAGGCAAAAGCCAGTACAAATGGGGGGTACAATCATGAAAAATTGGAGTAAATGGAATATATGGCAAAAAGCGGTTATAGTAGTAATGATGCTGCTTCTAGCATACGAAATCGTCACAACCGCACAAGCACTAATAAGATTTTTTAAATAACGTCCGCTGTTGATCTATAAATGTCGCATGTCCTGTGACCAGCAAGAGAATTCAGTGGACGATGATAAGAGTGGCGAACAATTACGTCAAGATGCCGATGCCACTTCTTCGGTAAGTTATAGATTCTCAAAAGCTCATGGATAAATGCTCATTTGCACCTCAAACATTTAAAAATCCTCGCACTTGTTAGATCGAATTAGTGCGAGGATTTATTTTTGTATATTCCAATGATGCATTTTAAGGCAACTTTGAAAGACTTCAACATCTGAATTCCAAGTCCAGTGCGAACGCGTAAACATTCTCCTAACTAACAACATAGCCGACTTCCGCTAATCAATCCTTCTGCTCCAGCGCCGCCTTCCCAAACACAAAGAACGACAACACTAAGCCGGCACAGGATAACACGAACAAAATACCGTAGCATAACACATCCCCAACTGTGACTAGCGTCTTAGGAAATCCCGCCACCGATACCCACAGAAAAACTGCACTTAGCCAAAACCAAAATGAGCGATAGAACCGAACTGGTCGACGTAACTTCATGATGCTCTCCCCCTCGTCTCCGTATCAGTTATGATTCAAACTAAAGCTCGCTTGAATAACGCTAATTATAGGCAGGCCTCATGACAACACAAGTGAATTAACGCTATGTTGCTGTATATTGCAGGCGAAAAATACACTGTTGTGTTTGTTAAGTAGCGATAGTTTCTCTCGATGCTGAAAAGTCATGCCGGTGACGGGCGGAGCCCGCGACTGAACCGTCTTAATCAATCGACTTACAAACTTCAGACCGAAAATTTCTCGCTTGGTTTCGATCACATCTAACCGCTCACCCATCCAAAACACTCGCTTTTGGCAACCGCGCTATGCTATGATGAAAACAATTCAAAAAGGAGGTTCCGTCAATGACACAACTATTAGTGACGACAACGGAAAACATTCCGGGGCACCCCTACGAAGTTTTGGGGGAAGTATTTGGCTTAACCACTCAATCTAAAAACTTGGTGCGTAACATCGGGGCGGGCTTAAAGGGACTCGTTGGTGGCGAAATCAAGGATTACACCAAGATGCTCGAAGAATCACGCGACGTGGCAGTGAATCGGTTGCGCGATAATGCTAGTGCGATGGGCGCTGACGCCGTGGTGATGATGCGCTTTGATACTGGCTCCATTAGTCAGGACATGCAATCGGTCGCCGCATATGGTACTGCGGTCCGTTTTATTAATACGGACTCAACCGACACCAATGCATAATCTCATTTAAAACGACAGAAACGGCTTGCAGGTTTATTCTTGCAAACCGTTTTCTTCTCATATCAATTATTTGCGTCATACAATTAC encodes:
- the lexA gene encoding transcriptional repressor LexA, which gives rise to MSKTSESKQMAVLRFIYERVNEKGYPPTVREIGEAVDLSSTSTVHGHISRLEKKGLIQKDPTKPRAIEVTPAGFEALGVETTPHQIPVLGTVTAGQPILAVQEATDYFPIPKELESFGGDLFMLTIRGESMINIGIMNGDQVIVRRQSSADNGDIIIAMTDENEATCKRFFKEADHYRLQPENDTMAPIILNNVSVLGKVVGLYRDMLYQ
- a CDS encoding hydroxymethylglutaryl-CoA synthase, with product MKVGIDKLHFATSHLYVDMAELATARQEEPDKYLIGIGQSRMAVIPPSQDTVTLAANAAAPMLTAADIEAIDLLIVGTESGIDNSKASAIYVARLLGLNRRVRTIEMKEACYAATAGLQLAQEHVRVHPDKKALVIGSDIARYGLNTPGEPTQGGGAVAMLVSTDPQILALGTESCVLSEDVMDFWRPLYHTTALVDGKYSSNIYIDYFQDVFKGYLQKTGMQPEDLTALVFHLPYTKMGLKALRSALPLVDDAQQASWLAHFEHARQLNRQVGNLYTGSLYLSLLSQLVTDDKLKAGDRLGLFSYGSGAEGEFFMGELQPDYEAGLDVGLPQRLARRQRVSVSEYEKLFNGQLAWRADDQTIDVADDPHRFVLTGQQDEQRQYLDREV
- a CDS encoding glycosyltransferase family 2 protein, coding for MKTMSLVVPCYNEEPTIEIFYNTVEKVLADNPEAFNDITTEYVFVNDGSSDDTLTVLRNLNAAHPDTVHYVSFSRNFGKEAGLLAGLQHTIGDYVAVMDVDLQDPPSLLPKMLAMIETGDYDCIGTMRENRVGEPFIRSFLSRSFYSVVNKISKVQIIPNARDYRLMTRQMVDAILELPEYNRFSKGIFNWVGFRTTYLKFENQPRSAGETHWSMLQLFSYSVDAIVDFSDVPLKIATLTGGLLSAASIISIFVVIIRKLLFNNSVGGWASLVTIFLFIGGIQLFCLGIIGNYIGKIYIESKHRPHYIVQEKK
- a CDS encoding cysteine hydrolase family protein, with translation MADVLIIIDMQVGICDGSQPLANLATVTTGIQQRIASYRAQDKPIVFVQHNDADLVTGSANWKVISDLPIETTDFVIQKTHANSFYHTDLQQQLQALRCQSLEICGAQVEFCIDTTVKMAHGMGYQLEMVRGLTTTTDNPMMSAQQTIDFYQDRIWNHRFLTFVND
- a CDS encoding DUF2513 domain-containing protein, coding for MNSYIQTGSDVVVDMSINSLTFDGHSYLDNIRDPEVWKKLSLLLLS
- a CDS encoding heavy metal-binding domain-containing protein: MTQLLVTTTENIPGHPYEVLGEVFGLTTQSKNLVRNIGAGLKGLVGGEIKDYTKMLEESRDVAVNRLRDNASAMGADAVVMMRFDTGSISQDMQSVAAYGTAVRFINTDSTDTNA